The Tripterygium wilfordii isolate XIE 37 chromosome 17, ASM1340144v1, whole genome shotgun sequence genome has a window encoding:
- the LOC119983090 gene encoding ribosomal L1 domain-containing protein 1-like has protein sequence MAATNPPTSSTLSKASPRVLEKAVNALIRWRDSKLKTQKPQLLEHDEFVYLILTLKKIPQKSRTNAHKIPLPHPLTDPAISELCLIIDDRSKSNLTKESALKKIKGENIPISKVLKLSKLKTDYRPFEAKRKLCDSYDIFFADKRVIPLLPRLLGKQFFKKKKIPVPVELKHQNWKEQIEKSCASAMLYLSTGTCSVVKVARLSMGKEEIVENLVAAVNGIAETVPKKWGNVRSFHLKLLESVALPIYQAAPGIDDIKLKIEGVKDQEEDFKEEEGGEDKKVEMKKKKKGRIHEVRYMDRNVGDIFNEDELGSDVEGEDGMDDVNGEMGGSELVSKKRKADKGSVVDGKVARKAVKVEKDGLPINVESEDRIKHKKQKKGGFSLKTEEVKDKEKKKKKKV, from the coding sequence ATGGCCGCCACCAATCCACCTACGTCTTCGACGCTCTCTAAGGCGAGTCCCAGAGTTTTAGAGAAAGCTGTCAATGCGCTTATCAGGTGGAGAGATTCCAAATTGAAGACACAGAAACCTCAACTCCTCGAACATGACGAGTTTGTATACCTGATTCTGACGCTCAAGAAGATCCCACAGAAAAGCCGCACCAATGCTCACAAAATTCCCCTCCCTCATCCTCTCACCGACCCCGCCATCTCGGAGCTCTGCCTCATCATTGACGATCGCTCCAAATCCAATCTCACCAAGGAATCGGCCCTGAAGAAGATCAAGGGCGAGAATATCCCCATCTCCAAGGTCTTGAAGCTTTCTAAGCTTAAGACCGATTACCGACCTTTCGAGGCCAAGCGGAAGCTCTGTGATTCGTACGACATTTTCTTTGCGGATAAGAGGGTGATTCCCTTGTTGCCTAGGCTGCTGGGGAAGCAGTTctttaagaagaaaaagattccAGTGCCGGTGGAATTGAAGCACCAGAACTGGAAAGAGCAGATTGAGAAGTCATGTGCTTCTGCAATGCTGTATTTGAGTACAGGAACTTGTAGTGTCGTGAAGGTGGCTAGGCTGTCGATGGGGAAAGAGGAAATTGTGGAGAATTTGGTGGCTGCCGTTAATGGGATTGCTGAAACTGTGCCGAAAAAGTGGGGAAATGTGAGGTCTTTCCATTTGAAGTTGCTTGAGAGCGTGGCATTGCCTATATATCAGGCTGCCCCAGGCATTGATGATATCAAGCTGAAGATTGAGGGAGTGAAGGATCAAGAAGAGGATTTCAAAGAGGAAGAGGGTGGAGAAGATAAGAAAgtggagatgaagaagaaaaagaaggggagGATACACGAGGTCAGGTACATGGATAGGAATGTTGGCGACATTTTTAATGAGGATGAATTGGGTAGTGATGTTGAGGGCGAGGATGGTATGGATGATGTGAATGGTGAGATGGGTGGTAGTGAATTAGTGAGTAAGAAGAGAAAGGCAGATAAGGGGAGTGTTGTGGATGGTAAAGTAGCAAGGAAGGCAGTTAAGGTGGAGAAAGATGGGTTGCCCATTAATGTGGAGAGTGAGGATCGCATCAAACAtaagaaacagaaaaaaggCGGGTTTTCATTGAAGACTGAGGAAGTGAAGgacaaggaaaagaagaagaagaaaaaagtttaA
- the LOC119981781 gene encoding uncharacterized protein LOC119981781 — MEDSQLNGIVEKTQDMEPSQNHDKKLSLGDVKEFNSVVDDGMSDAQQVKISEEDKESDEKSHQAEDSVALEAEKEDVKSVVEPLMSLPEAVAKSVEPDATIEVANKGVEDKTLPYPEEKVGKSSIANPDVGMNGIDGTTQAASDEKAKTAPTAADEYGSTPSDIADETPRGIEEKENGESPPKGVREAERTAVVASTGESSAIFDEEAVNNADALLLNQSADIPGVGSADGGDQDDKAKITERSENSPVISLTQRTLRPTSTSWRSCCGLLQVLRRS, encoded by the exons ATGGAGGACTCCCAATTAAATGGCATAGTCGAGAAGACCCAAGATATGGAACCGTCACAGAATCATGACAAGAAGCTGAGTCTTGGGGATGTTAAGGAGTTCAATTCTGTTGTAGATGATGGTATGTCTGATGCCCAACAAGTGAAAATTTCAGAGGAAGACAAGGAATCTGATGAGAAGAGTCATCAAGCAGAGGATTCAGTGGCACTGGAGGCGGAGAAAGAGGATGTTAAGTCAGTTGTGGAGCCTCTTATGTCTCTGCCTGAAGCAGTCGCCAAATCAGTGGAGCCAGATGCAACTATTGAAGTTGCAAACAAGGGAGTGGAAGACAAGACTTTACCATATCCAGAAGAGAAAGTAGGGAAATCTTCAATTGCAAATCCAGATGTGGGAATGAATGGTATTGACGGGACCACACAAGCAGCTTCAGATGAGAAGGCAAAAACCGCTCCAACTGCGGCAGATGAATACGGAAGCACTCCTTCAGATATAGCAGATGAGACGCCAAGGGGAATTGAGGAGAAAGAAAATGGTGAGAGTCCTCCAAAGGGAGTCAGAGAAGCAGAACGCACAGCTGTTGTTGCGAGCACTGGAGAGTCATCAGCCATTTTTGACGAGGAAGCTGTAAACAATGCTGATGCTTTATTATTAAACCAATCGGCAGATATTCCTGGTGTGGGAAGCGCTGATGGTGGTGATCAGGATGACAAGGCCAAAATCACTGAAAGATCAGAAAATTCT CCTGTTATATCTCTAACTCAACGCACTCTGCGACCAACTTCTACTTCTTGGAGGAGCTGCTGTGGACTTCTACAAGTTTTACGACGATCCTAA
- the LOC119982935 gene encoding peroxisomal and mitochondrial division factor 1-like isoform X1, whose translation MAEKTINNGVASDAEDQAAENFYDINDTNNGDTKVSEMTRKIEALENEKLRLVRDNGEIKDQITNLTSEIEGLSTENEQLRNRLGELEGQVAESEQGKRALESIAARAVDLETEVSRLQHDLISAMSDGEEANSELAELKKVLGEKESKLEGLESEVESLKKANAESEKKVRELERKIGILEVKEIEEKSKKIRGEEEMREKIKEKESEISGFKKKIEDLEYGVAQNGVELEKITVDKKVLEEALRESEEKVKAMELKMVELQSEAEEAGKVISGLKESTIQAVNGTASEILENGEGGEKGYKGLKVQWPVVALGSTGAIAATAAVLYVCYARRR comes from the coding sequence ATGGCAGAGAAGACGATCAATAACGGCGTGGCATCGGACGCTGAAGATCAGGCCGCGGAAAACTTTTATGATATCAACGACACTAACAACGGCGACACCAAAGTTTCCGAGATGACGCGGAAGATCGAAGCTTTGGAGAACGAGAAGCTCCGGCTGGTTCGTGACAACGGGGAAATCAAGGACCAAATCACCAACCTTACATCTGAGATTGAAGGATTAAGTACCGAGAATGAGCAATTGAGGAACCGATTGGGAGAATTGGAGGGACAAGTGGCTGAATCAGAACAAGGGAAAAGGGCTCTCGAATCAATTGCTGCGAGAGCCGTGGATCTCGAAACAGAGGTTTCCAGGCTTCAGCATGATCTTATCTCTGCGATGAGTGATGGAGAGGAAGCCAATTCCGAGTTAGCAGAGTTAAAGAAGGTTTTGGGAGAGAAAGAAAGCAAACTTGAGGGTTTGGAGTCGGAGGTGGAGAGTTTGAAGAAAGCAAATGCTGAGAGCGAAAAGAAAGTGAGAGAATTGGAGAGGAAGATCGGGATTTTGGAGGTGAAGGAGATTGAGGAGAAGAGCAAAAAAATTAGGGGGGAggaggagatgagagagaaaatcaaagaaaaagagagcgaAATCAGTggtttcaagaaaaaaattgaggactTGGAGTATGGAGTCGCCCAAAATGGGGTGGAATTGGAGAAGATTACGGTAGATAAGAAGGTTTTAGAGGAGGCGCTGAGGGAGTCAGAGGAAAAGGTGAAGGCAATGGAACTGAAGATGGTGGAGCTGCAAAGCGAGGCTGAGGAGGCTGGAAAGGTGATCAGTGGCTTGAAAGAGAGCACAATCCAGGCTGTTAATGGGACTGCTTCTGAGATATTAGAGAATGGAGAAGGTGGAGAGAAGGGATACAAGGGATTGAAGGTGCAGTGGCCAGTGGTTGCCTTGGGTTCTACAGGAGCTATCGCTGCTACAGCTGCTGTGCTCTATGTTTGCTATGCTAGGCGGAGATAG
- the LOC119982935 gene encoding peroxisomal and mitochondrial division factor 1-like isoform X2, which yields MTRKIEALENEKLRLVRDNGEIKDQITNLTSEIEGLSTENEQLRNRLGELEGQVAESEQGKRALESIAARAVDLETEVSRLQHDLISAMSDGEEANSELAELKKVLGEKESKLEGLESEVESLKKANAESEKKVRELERKIGILEVKEIEEKSKKIRGEEEMREKIKEKESEISGFKKKIEDLEYGVAQNGVELEKITVDKKVLEEALRESEEKVKAMELKMVELQSEAEEAGKVISGLKESTIQAVNGTASEILENGEGGEKGYKGLKVQWPVVALGSTGAIAATAAVLYVCYARRR from the coding sequence ATGACGCGGAAGATCGAAGCTTTGGAGAACGAGAAGCTCCGGCTGGTTCGTGACAACGGGGAAATCAAGGACCAAATCACCAACCTTACATCTGAGATTGAAGGATTAAGTACCGAGAATGAGCAATTGAGGAACCGATTGGGAGAATTGGAGGGACAAGTGGCTGAATCAGAACAAGGGAAAAGGGCTCTCGAATCAATTGCTGCGAGAGCCGTGGATCTCGAAACAGAGGTTTCCAGGCTTCAGCATGATCTTATCTCTGCGATGAGTGATGGAGAGGAAGCCAATTCCGAGTTAGCAGAGTTAAAGAAGGTTTTGGGAGAGAAAGAAAGCAAACTTGAGGGTTTGGAGTCGGAGGTGGAGAGTTTGAAGAAAGCAAATGCTGAGAGCGAAAAGAAAGTGAGAGAATTGGAGAGGAAGATCGGGATTTTGGAGGTGAAGGAGATTGAGGAGAAGAGCAAAAAAATTAGGGGGGAggaggagatgagagagaaaatcaaagaaaaagagagcgaAATCAGTggtttcaagaaaaaaattgaggactTGGAGTATGGAGTCGCCCAAAATGGGGTGGAATTGGAGAAGATTACGGTAGATAAGAAGGTTTTAGAGGAGGCGCTGAGGGAGTCAGAGGAAAAGGTGAAGGCAATGGAACTGAAGATGGTGGAGCTGCAAAGCGAGGCTGAGGAGGCTGGAAAGGTGATCAGTGGCTTGAAAGAGAGCACAATCCAGGCTGTTAATGGGACTGCTTCTGAGATATTAGAGAATGGAGAAGGTGGAGAGAAGGGATACAAGGGATTGAAGGTGCAGTGGCCAGTGGTTGCCTTGGGTTCTACAGGAGCTATCGCTGCTACAGCTGCTGTGCTCTATGTTTGCTATGCTAGGCGGAGATAG
- the LOC119982601 gene encoding mitogen-activated protein kinase 10 yields the protein MHQDHQKKSSTEMDFFSEYGDANRYKIQEVIGKGSYGVVCSAIDTRTGEKVAIKKIHDIFEHISDAARILREIKLLRLLRHPDIVEIKHIMLPPSRRDFKDIYVVFELMESDLHQVIKANDDLTREHYQFFLYQLLRALKYIHTANVYHRDLKPKNILANANCKLKICDFGLARVAFSDTPTTIFWTDYVATRWYRAPELCGSFFSKYTPAIDIWSIGCIFAEALTGKPLFPGKNVVHQLDLMTDLLGTPSLDTISRVRNEKARRYLTTMRKKQLVPFAHKFPNADPLALRLLERLLAFDPKDRPTAQEALADPYFKGLSKVEREPSCQPITKMEFEFERRRVTKEDIRELIFREILEYHPQLLKDYMNGTERTNFLYPSAVDQFRKQFAHLEENGGKSGPVIPLERKHVSLPRSTIVHSNTVPPKEQANVTSFKDRQVAEDLYHRNSRDAVGISVNPSRALHVAQRIPLAKPGKVVGPVAPYENGSIMKDSYDPRAFGRSTVHPPNAVPPTYWHHKSSYVKQEKSVTEAERN from the exons ATGCACCAGGATCATCAGAAGAAG AGCTCGACAGAGATGGACTTCTTCTCTGAATATGGTGATGCTAATCGGTATAAAATCCAGGAAGTTATTGGGAAAGGCAGCTATGGCGTTGTTTGTTCAGCCATTGATACTCGCACTGGGGAAAAAGTGGCAATTAAAAAGATACATGATATTTTTGAACACATATCTGATGCTGCCCGTATCCTTCGTGAGATAAAGCTGCTTAGACTTCTACGACATCCAGATATTGTTGAAATAAAACATATTATGCTACCACCTTCGAGAAGGGACTTTAAAGATATTTATGTCGTCTTTGAGCTCATGGAGTCTGATCTTCATCAAGTCATCAAAGCCAATGATGACTTAACTCGAGAGCACTACCAATTTTTTCTTTACCAACTGCTTCGGGCGTTAAAATATATTCACACAG CGAATGTCTATCATCGTGATTTGAAACCTAAGAATATATTGGCAAATGCGAACTGCAAACTTAAGATCTGCGATTTCGGGCTGGCGAGAGTTGCTTTCAGTGATACGCCAACCACAATCTTTTGGACG GACTATGTTGCTACAAGATGGTATAGAGCTCCTGAACTCTGTGGATCATTTTTCTCAAAG TATACACCTGCAATTGACATATGGAGTATTGGCTGCATCTTTGCTGAAGCACTAACAGGGAAACCTCTATTTCCTGGAAAGAATGTTGTTCACCAGCTGGATTTAATGACGGATCTACTTGGGACACCTTCATTAGATACAATCTCCCGG GTTCGAAATGAGAAGGCAAGACGATACTTAACAACCATGAGGAAGAAACAGCTGGTGCCCTTTGCACACAAATTTCCAAATGCTGATCCGTTAGCCCTGCGACTCTTGGAAAGGTTGCTTGCGTTTGATCCGAAAGACCGACCTACTGCTCAGGAG gCATTGGCAGATCCTTACTTCAAGGGATTGTCGAAAGTTGAGAGGGAACCTTCCTGTCAGCCAATTACAAAAATGGAGTTTGAGTTTGAGAGACGAAGGGTTACTAAGGAGGACATAAGAGAGCTAATTTTTCGTGAGATCCTTGAATACCATCCCCAGCTGCTCAAAGACTATATGAATGGAACTGAGAGGACTAATTTCCTTTACCCTAG TGCTGTTGATCAATTTAGAAAGCAATTTGCGCATCTTGAGGAAAATGGTGGTAAAAGTGGTCCAGTTATTCCGCTAGAAAGGAAGCATGTTTCTCTTCCTAg GTCTACGATAGTACATTCCAATACAGTCCCTCCAAAAGAGCAAGCAAATGTCACTTCTTTCAAAGATCGGCAAGTTGCTGAAGATCTGTACCACAGAAATTCTAGAGATGCAGTGGGAATTTCCGTAAATCCGTCTAGAGCTTTGCATGTGGCCCAAAGAATTCCACTTG CCAAACCTGGAAAAGTTGTGGGACCAGTTGCTCCATATGAGAATGGAAGCATTATGAAGGATAGTTATGATCCAAGAGCATTTGGTAGAAGCACAGTCCACCCTCCTAATGCTGTTCCTCCCACTTATTGGCATCACAAGTCTAGCTATGTCAAGCAGGAGAAGTCCGTAACAGAAGCTGAGAGGAACTAG
- the LOC119982054 gene encoding ribose-phosphate pyrophosphokinase 4-like, with protein sequence MEKGKKQVRLFYCVECEELARKVAAHSELITLQSINWRSFDDGFPNLYINNAEDIRGQHVAFLASFSSPGVIFEQLSVIYALPRLFVASFTLIFPFFPTGSFERMEEEGDVATAFTMARILSNIPISRGGPTSLVIYDIHALQERFYFGDHVLPLFETGIPLLKQRLHQLPVDDKIIVAFPDDGAWKRFHKQLDHFPTVVCTKVREGDKRIVRLKEGNPAGCHVVIVDDLVQSGGTLIECQKVLAAHGAAKVSAYVTHGVFPKRSWERFLHNGSEKAFEYFWITDSCPTTVKAVANKGPFEVLSLAGSIASALQI encoded by the exons ATGGAGAAAGGGAAGAAGCAAGTGCGTCTCTTCTACTGCGTAGAGTGCGAAGAGCTTGCTCGCAAAGTCGCCGCACATTCCGAGCTTATCACTCTCCAGTCAATCAATTGGAG GAGCTTTGATGATGGATTTCCAAATCTCTATATAAACAATGCAGAGGATATCCGAGGTCAACATGTTGCCTTTCTTGCATCCTTTAGTTCCCCAGGAGTTATATTTGAACAGCTTTCAGTCATATATGCCCTCCCGCGTCTTTTCGTGGCTTCCTTCACAttgatttttcctttctttcctaCTGGCTCCTTTGAGCGcatggaagaagaaggagatgtaGCAACTGCATTTACCATGGCAAGAATACTGTCCAACATTCCCATATCAAGGGGTGGTCCAACTAGTCTAGTCATCTATGACATACATGCTTTACAG GAAAGATTCTACTTTGGAGACCATGTCTTGCCTCTATTTGAGACTGGGATTCCTCTGCTAAAGCAACGGCTTCACCAGCTTCCTGTTGATGATAAA ATAATTGTTGCATTTCCTGATGATGGAGCCTGGAAGCGATTCCACAAACAGTTGGACCATTTTCCAACG GTGGTATGTACAAAGGTTCGCGAAGGTGATAAGAGGATAGTCCGGCTGAAGGAGGGAAATCCTGCTGGTTGTCATGTTGTTATCGTTGATGATTTGGTTCAATCTGGTGGAACCCTTATTGAATGCCAG AAAGTGTTGGCAGCTCATGGTGCTGCGAAGGTGAGTGCTTATGTTACCCATGGCGTGTTTCCAAAGCGTTCTTGGGAGCGGTTCCTTCACAATG GCTCGGAGAAGGCATTTGAATACTTTTGGATCACTGATTCTTGTCCTACCACGGTCAAGGCAGTAGCAAATAAAGGTCCTTTTGAAGTTCTGAGTCTCGCTGGATCCATTGCCAGTGCTCTACAAATTTGA